The following proteins come from a genomic window of Erwinia billingiae Eb661:
- a CDS encoding methyl-accepting chemotaxis protein, translating to MTITQRLFLTFSLLSASLITLVFVSVMIVTGFQSRFQYVQSNTVPSIIDIGKMVDGSNQLLIWMYRHQSATDPGRQAEVEKQLGEQLNNLKSLNQFYLDNDVSSEEDRRMTEAGFATIQVIQNKLPTFLKASQQQNDAISLSEIQGSNGAGAAARSLIAGYKKQLQLNVDIGEGLKNQNTRVYQATFWGMISGASILILILGFFAIKTIAGIRRSLNAMRSTMEQASSRLDLTLRADDSRKDEIGLTAQAFNNLVANVASSLLSVSSSSQSVSTASSQISAGNEDLSARTEEQAASLEQTAASMSELSETVRQTAENTGMASQLSQNARKLSEDSSVKVGAMMGTMSDIRNSSAKITDIISLIEGIAFQTNILALNAAVEAARAGEQGRGFAVVAGEVRNLAQRSSASAREIKELIESSIKFVEKGAGQADEVGQNMGDMNEAISQVADLVNEIAAAAHEQMQGIGQVHQAVNQMDDVTQQNATLVQEASAASHSLMEQATVLNELVATFVIKVPSELKSKDAISASGVKLSPSHGTTVKKKTAGLEENWKSF from the coding sequence ATGACAATTACACAGCGGCTGTTCCTGACTTTTTCTCTTCTTTCAGCCTCTCTTATCACTTTAGTCTTTGTTTCCGTTATGATCGTGACTGGGTTTCAGTCACGCTTTCAGTACGTTCAAAGCAATACCGTGCCTTCAATTATCGATATCGGAAAAATGGTGGATGGCAGTAACCAGTTACTTATCTGGATGTACAGGCACCAGAGTGCGACAGACCCGGGCAGGCAGGCCGAGGTTGAAAAACAACTAGGCGAACAGCTGAATAATCTGAAGTCTCTCAATCAGTTCTATCTCGATAATGATGTTTCAAGTGAAGAAGACAGGCGCATGACCGAAGCGGGGTTCGCCACGATACAGGTTATTCAGAACAAGCTACCTACCTTCCTGAAAGCATCCCAGCAGCAGAATGATGCGATTTCGCTCAGTGAAATTCAGGGCAGCAACGGAGCAGGTGCCGCTGCCCGTAGCCTCATTGCAGGTTACAAAAAGCAGCTGCAACTCAACGTGGACATTGGTGAAGGGCTAAAAAATCAGAATACCCGCGTCTATCAGGCCACGTTCTGGGGCATGATTTCGGGTGCTTCGATTCTAATTCTCATCCTTGGATTCTTCGCCATTAAGACTATAGCCGGTATACGCAGAAGCCTTAACGCTATGCGTTCCACGATGGAGCAGGCCAGTTCACGTCTGGATCTGACCCTGCGGGCGGATGACTCGCGTAAAGACGAAATAGGGCTGACGGCACAAGCATTCAATAATTTGGTGGCGAATGTTGCTTCTTCACTGTTATCCGTAAGCTCTTCCTCTCAGTCCGTCAGCACGGCCTCTTCACAGATTTCGGCGGGAAATGAGGACCTCTCAGCCAGAACGGAAGAACAGGCGGCTTCGCTTGAGCAAACGGCAGCCAGCATGTCAGAACTGAGTGAGACGGTACGTCAGACCGCTGAAAATACCGGCATGGCAAGCCAATTATCGCAGAATGCCCGCAAGCTCTCAGAAGACAGCTCTGTAAAGGTAGGCGCCATGATGGGGACGATGTCTGATATCAGGAACAGCTCTGCCAAAATCACCGATATTATCTCGCTGATTGAAGGTATTGCATTTCAGACCAACATTCTCGCCCTGAATGCGGCTGTAGAAGCTGCACGGGCCGGGGAGCAGGGACGCGGGTTTGCCGTGGTTGCCGGTGAAGTGCGCAATCTTGCCCAGCGATCCTCGGCTTCAGCTCGTGAAATAAAAGAATTGATTGAGTCATCAATAAAATTCGTGGAGAAAGGGGCAGGTCAGGCAGATGAGGTTGGACAGAATATGGGTGATATGAACGAGGCCATTAGTCAGGTGGCAGATTTGGTGAATGAGATAGCCGCTGCAGCGCACGAGCAGATGCAGGGCATTGGCCAGGTTCACCAGGCAGTTAACCAGATGGATGACGTGACCCAGCAGAATGCGACACTCGTTCAGGAAGCCTCTGCCGCCTCGCATTCACTGATGGAGCAGGCCACCGTTCTTAACGAGCTGGTAGCCACTTTTGTCATTAAAGTACCGTCAGAATTGAAATCCAAAGATGCGATTAGTGCTTCCGGGGTGAAATTATCACCTTCGCACGGGACGACTGTGAAGAAAAAGACAGCAGGCCTTGAGGAAAACTGGAAAAGTTTCTGA
- a CDS encoding putative bifunctional diguanylate cyclase/phosphodiesterase encodes MLVNLSGDEARRLDAITVLRTPDENRDEVLGKFVMLATQALGMQGSFISVLDERYQYITASRNIPVRRVPRKDAFCRFVMERGETVVIPDMLTDARSSGHPLVQGEPYARFYAGAPLRNAGGVLLGTFCVTDTRPHAFSPAQRDILEQMAGLVMAFLETWHSAAFTDPTTGLPNHQGLMRELQHRATTADSLRLTVIECIDVPKAYDLARSLGMPPVEALLKETGDLLRLRLALQPEERLYALAPGRYAILTGEQSPLTLSSLCTRLQNVTALIEEGIAVDLTINVGQVSFSPAEVSGQEGLRRAVSALHEAISSGNRAESFDPCTDERRNNEFRLMHDLAAALHDGTGLYLVYQPKISLATDSLTGLEALIRWRHPTRGNLTPDAFLPAAARTRLHAELADWVIRSVTAQLVRWKDAGRAVPVSVNLSESDFSRSDFAETLYERLLQAGLAPEMLEIECLETEKIMGKEGAVEALSALRARGFRIALDDFGAGYSNVSYLHRMPLDVIKLDRVLVRDIVTDGRSRIIATNIIRMLKELSYTVVAEGVEDRATAEALTVAGCDQAQGYYFSRPLAVADITRLLTRTLPRD; translated from the coding sequence CACGCAGGCCCTGGGCATGCAGGGAAGTTTCATTTCAGTGCTGGATGAACGTTATCAGTACATTACAGCATCCCGGAATATCCCCGTGCGCCGGGTACCCAGAAAAGATGCGTTCTGTCGCTTTGTCATGGAACGCGGTGAAACCGTGGTTATTCCTGACATGCTGACCGATGCGCGTTCTTCAGGGCATCCGCTTGTGCAGGGCGAGCCTTACGCCCGTTTTTATGCCGGTGCCCCGCTGCGTAACGCCGGAGGGGTGCTGCTGGGCACATTCTGTGTCACGGATACGCGTCCGCACGCTTTCTCACCCGCTCAGCGAGACATTCTTGAGCAGATGGCCGGGCTGGTGATGGCGTTTCTGGAAACCTGGCACTCTGCAGCCTTCACTGACCCGACAACGGGGCTGCCTAACCACCAGGGGCTGATGCGGGAGTTGCAGCACAGGGCCACGACAGCGGACAGCCTGCGGCTGACCGTCATTGAGTGTATTGACGTGCCCAAAGCTTATGACCTGGCACGTTCGCTGGGTATGCCGCCGGTGGAAGCTCTGCTGAAGGAAACAGGGGACCTGCTTCGCCTGCGGCTCGCGCTGCAGCCGGAGGAACGGCTGTACGCACTTGCTCCGGGACGTTATGCCATTCTGACAGGGGAACAGAGCCCGTTAACCCTGTCCTCCTTGTGCACCCGACTGCAGAACGTCACGGCGCTTATTGAAGAGGGTATTGCTGTTGACCTGACGATAAATGTCGGACAGGTAAGTTTCAGTCCTGCCGAAGTCTCCGGACAGGAGGGCCTGCGCCGGGCCGTCAGCGCGCTGCACGAAGCCATTTCCTCCGGCAACCGGGCTGAGAGCTTTGATCCATGTACTGACGAACGCCGTAACAACGAGTTCAGGCTGATGCATGACCTTGCGGCAGCACTGCACGATGGTACGGGACTTTATCTGGTTTATCAGCCCAAAATATCCCTTGCGACGGACAGTCTGACCGGCCTTGAGGCCCTGATCCGCTGGCGGCACCCGACAAGAGGCAACCTCACGCCAGATGCTTTCCTGCCAGCCGCTGCACGTACCCGGCTTCACGCTGAACTGGCAGACTGGGTTATCCGGAGCGTCACGGCACAGCTCGTACGCTGGAAGGACGCCGGCCGTGCCGTACCGGTATCCGTTAACCTCAGTGAAAGCGATTTTTCGCGCAGTGACTTTGCCGAAACGCTTTATGAGCGTCTGCTGCAGGCGGGTCTTGCTCCTGAAATGCTGGAAATTGAATGCCTTGAAACAGAAAAAATTATGGGAAAAGAAGGCGCGGTTGAGGCACTTTCGGCGCTGCGCGCCCGGGGGTTCCGGATAGCACTCGATGACTTTGGCGCGGGCTACAGCAACGTCAGCTACCTGCACCGGATGCCACTGGACGTTATCAAACTTGACCGCGTGCTGGTCAGGGATATCGTCACGGACGGCCGCAGCCGTATTATCGCCACGAATATTATCCGTATGCTTAAGGAGCTTAGTTATACGGTGGTGGCGGAAGGTGTTGAGGACCGGGCAACGGCAGAGGCTCTGACAGTGGCCGGGTGTGACCAGGCTCAGGGGTATTATTTTTCACGGCCGCTTGCGGTTGCAGACATCACGCGTCTGCTGACGCGGACACTCCCCCGTGACTGA